The Ignavibacteriales bacterium DNA window AGCGCCCTCACCAACATTCCGAGGGAATTGTAGATACCGATCTCTACTTTCGCCCGGCTAGTCAAATGGTATTCGATGGTAGTGCTAGGATTGAACGGGTTGGGATAGTTCTGATCCAAGAAGAAGGACTGCGGCAAATTCGAGCTGCCAACCGATGTCAATTGCGTGGATTCCAGTGCCTTGTTGTAGATCCGGATTTCATCGAGATCACCTTTGAAGAACCGGGAATTGTTTCGCTCTGTGCCGATAACGAGGTTCTTGGTATTGGTGAATGACAGGCCGTAAAGAGCGTGAGAGCTTTCCTTTTCGATCTGACCGTCCACAATG harbors:
- a CDS encoding T9SS type A sorting domain-containing protein, coding for IVDGQIEKESSHALYGLSFTNTKNLVIGTERNNSRFFKGDLDEIRIYNKALESTQLTSVGSSNLPQSFFLDQNYPNPFNPSTTIEYHLTSRAKVEIGIYNSLGMLVRALVSEITSAGNHRVMWDGRDNSAQQVSSGTYFYQLKAGGSFQAKKMLLLK